The DNA sequence AATGGTACATACTACATGAGGCAAGCGATAGGCCATTGCCGTAATTAATCCATCCGAGGAAACAAAAGATGAAGATGGCCATTTAGGTCTGACATgatgaaaaattgaaaatgGTAACAGGAGTCAGAGAGCATTCATGATGTTGAGAAAATGGTAATATAAAGAAAGAAATCCATGATATACCACACATCCGCAATACAATATGGTTACTTGGTAAACATAGAGGAGAAATAAAATGCATATGAGATACTTCTGGATGATATTAATAAGAATGTCGAAAACTGCATAAAAAGTTTTTGGATACTCGAAGCATTTTTATACAAAAAGTTTCTTAAGCAAACAATAAAAGTCTTATAtaagatcaaattttttttagtggAGAGAACCactttaaatggtctcaaaatTTTGCCAAGATGTTCTTTTTAGGTTTTGGCATGTATCTATATAAATGTGATTAACAAAACAACTATCccatttcaaataaaaactCTCATACTATCCAATTGTCAAGGAATAAGATCAATCACCAATGTGATACCTGTGATTTCAAACGGATTCTTACTAAAACCCAATTGAGTCCAATGTGCATAGATGATGTAATTGGTCTACTAAAAATCACATCTTTAAACAATTACAAACTGAGGAAGAAAATAAGCATGCCTGAAATCTCTGATTCTTCGTCCATGAACCTCAAAAACTCCAAGTGCACCATTGACCAAAGCAAATGCAAAGCTTTCCGAAAATTCATCTTGCGATCCATCAGCTCCTTCTGCAACAGATGAACTATTGCATGTAATTGTGATGGAATCTAGAACAAAGAAGGATCAGAGCCAAGGACTGATCAATATATATAACTTCTCCAGCAAAAAGCAATATCTAGAACCTGATGAAGGGGCTTTAGTAGGAGAAGAGGTCCCAGATGGAGGCATCCCAACACGGTCTCTGGATAAAAATGACGAGGTTCTTGAAGGTGTACTTTGAGTTGGCCTTGGAACTGTGGGAAGTGTCCATTCAAGAACAGTGAATGGCAGGGCTAACGACCGCAGCTGcatgataaaacaataaaaaattcaCTTTTACCGCAGATTTTCAGGTCAAAGAATCAATAGTTTACACAACCAATAACAATTTTTATTCGTTGtgtcaaagaaaaaaaaaattctgattTAAAAAGTGGAAGCAAAGGACTTTCAAAACAGCTGCATATGGTGCAGAAGATCAGGGATATAATTCAAAGATGGAGCTATCTCAAATATTCTATAAAAAAAGCTCCATGGCTCATTAAGAACCACTGCATACAGCCACATATGGAGGAAAAGTCTTTAAATGGACACAGCGAAAAATTGATTAGCAGTCTGATTATTTACCACAAAACATCTGAACCTTAAACTGTTGAAGAATGAATTGGTTATCAAAACATCCAGACACACTTAGTCAAGCAAAAGAAACAATGTCTTGCTAAAATCAAGAATGACAGAAAAATAACCAAAATTGGCAAAACTTCCCATTATTGGAGTCTTTGTCATTGCCCAAACCTCTACAGGAGCATCTCGAAACAAGATCAAAAGATATCTGAAAGAAATTGCAGCCATACCATGGAAGAACAAATTGCATAAGATAGCATGACAAGGAAAGGAAGCAAGCGTCAAACAAATGCATGCAAGCAAATCACTTACACTTTGAATGATAAATAAGCATTAGGGTTGAGTTTGGTATTGGAAGAAGAGGGTACTGCTATGGCTTTAAATCCCAAGGACAATATTCAGCAAACCTCATGTTTTTCGGAATTTGTATGCATAAAAATGTTGGGAAACTATTTAATGACTGATATGTGATGTAAATATTGGTTATTATCACGTCCCTTTTCTAAAGATAGTCTTCTTGTGCTAGAGAAGTAATATATTTCATTCTCATCGAAAAGAAAAGTCTTGCTTGCGGAGTATTCTAACAATGTCATAAACTTATcgaaagaaaatttcaaaacattcaTCCAACTCTGcctaatataaaattaaaaaatatcttTTTCAACTGACTCAATATGTTATTGATGATAAAATCTTAGGTCACATCTGTAACGGGCACAAAAGCCTGAACTAGGGCTCATAACTATCCAAACCAGCTCAACGAGGATATCAACCAGATTCAGTCAAGGGATAACGATGACCAAAATTAAGGATATCAGCCAACTTTAATCATGGAATAAAGATTTCAACCAGCTCTAAAACCATAGGATTCTAGTTTCCTAATTTATTGTGCTTTCTTATTTTTCTTGCATGATTAGTCAATGGTTTCCTGATTGAAATAGTGTCCTATTTGTATTTAAGAGAGAAATGAGTGGAATAAAATATCCGAGTGAATATTCCAAATTCTTGAGCAACAAGATCGGGAGGTTCTCTTGAGAATATGAGTCTCTAATCTTATTTCATCCAAAATAGGTAGAAAAGGCAGAAAAAGCCACCAACAAATCAACCTTCTAAATGACCAACCGCTCAATCACCCTATAAATAGATCCTTTATCAATGCCATAACATCCCTCGCGTCTGTAGACGCGAGAAAATGGAGTGACTGAGACCAAAAAATTAACATCTCATATTATTCACTGGTACTATTACGCTAACTACCGCAATCCCAGAAATCTTACAGGAGTGAGGGCCCAATCTTATTGCTTCACACCCTCTTAAATCGTCCTCCTCAAAAACTTCAATTCCTGACCCTTGTAATGTTTAACTGATGGATTTCCAATCACAAAAACTCTTAATTCCTTCGGATGTATAACTTATGTTCTCACGAGTCAAACAAACTTTACAAACCTAGTGTAATATCACCCTTGCTAGCCTTGGATACTAGCAAGGATATGTAGATCATGCAACTTTCATCAACATAGGAGGATGAGAGGTGATCCATCTTAACAATTTATGTGGATTGTCTAATCACTGAAGATGATACACGTTAAATCCAAGagtttaaatagcagttggagaCAGGATTCTAAGCATAAATTTTGGAGAATTGTAAGTGGTACTTTGGAAGAGAGATTTAAAAAATGTGCGATCGAATTTTCATTTCTCAATGGAGATATATACTCAATTTACACGAGGAAAAGGGGAAATTAAGGCGCAAACCTGATTGTGACCCTACTGAAGAAAGGTGGTAGTAGATTATCCTCCAGTTGACAAATGAAAATACAAGTGTTAGCTAGAAAATTCTCTCTTTCTTGAATGACCTGACATACACTTGTGGTTAATCATTATAAATTAGTTCATGCACTCTAGAACTTAGCAACATCTATAGCAATCTGACAAAATTCTTTAACATCTCAAAGAAACTCGATCTAAAGTGTTGATGCTcagaaaaataaagtatcgatATTGAAACCTTTGCAGACTGTTGATAGGCCTTGGAGTTGAAGATAATTAAAAAACTGCCAGGTATCGTACAAAATCGTGTTGAATTTAGTCATGTGGGAATGGTGGAAGCAGAATTTAAAGCTATTGTACAGGGTATATGTGAAATGCTTTGGCTAGAAAGGCTCATGGGAGATCTGTAATGCCCATCTTTGCAGATCAGAACTTCACGAATGTAGCAATTAGCGAGGCCACTACCAGTAATGTAAGTCGTCTAACTCAATGTGATCAAATAAAGCAAGTAAGAATCAACCAACCTCCTGACTAAGCTTTCCATCTTCCCCAACCCAATCACAACCAATGTCCAATACCACCAACACCAAAGAGAAATGGATAAAAAATGACTGGATAAAAATAGAAATTGAAAGGGAAAAGGGAGAAAGAGCAGAAACCGATGGTCACAACATGAGTAGAAAAATTGGTTTACTGTACCAATGTTTTCCAGTTCTAACTATCCGTgtttttactaattaaatagCTAATCAAGCATGTGTAAATACTGTTTTTGACAGCTTCTTTTAAATTGTGAAGTAGCAAAGTCATGACTAAGTAATCAACTGGAAGCCTTCGTATAAGTTTATTTAAGTTGTTTTATTTTGACAGGCAATAAGATCTTTGTGGGTTCATAAAAACAAATCAAACTTTGAAATTCACATAAATGAAACATGGGTCTTCAACTCCCTTGCTTTTTCGAATTTTACAACAAATGCAAAGAATTGATTTTTAGGGCTAGAGATAGATTATCATGCTTGTTCAGCAAGAGACAAAAAGACAGAGCACTTATCAGTTAAAGTAGAAATGTGAAAAAAAGAGCAAATAAGTACATTATAAAAATCAGCGAACCTTCCAGAAGATGAAGCCCTCAATGCTCTAATTGGAGCTTTCTCTGGCTTTTGCATAGTTCGAAATGTTCGATTAAGGCCACTTCTTAAGCAGGTAACAACTAGCTTATTAACATAACCTCCTGTTTTTTCGGTTACCTAACTCCACAAACCGTGTTAGAGTGAAAACTGCAGTATAATGATAATATCTGAATGCGTGACAAAGATTGAGGCATATAACCATAAAATAACTTGGGCAGTTCCGACCTGTGAATAAGAGAATGACACCAATCTTGAATTTCCCAGCCAGCGTAATCCCCTGACCATATTACTATGAATGGAAAAACTTGCAGCAACAGCATTTGCAGAGATATCAATCACGTCAACTGTGCCACTTTGAGTTCCTAAAGCAACTAGCGGAACAGCTACAGCAGGAGAATTTCCCCCACCTTCATGCATCGGATGGATGATTAGTTgacacaaaaaaaaaagttcgCCAATATCTTGATAAACTCACTCTATATTTTGAGGATCAGAAGACTTTCCACCAGGGTCGAAGTGAAGAAAGGATTATAAGGATCacataaaagaatgagagaACTCACGTGCCAAAGTAGCTGTAAGCGAAGGAGATGGTACAGCCAGCATAGTCACTGTTGACGAGAGAAGATGCAGTTGCCCAACTAGGTTAATCTGCGTTAATATTATAGCAAACACAAAGACAAAGGTAAGGGCTTGTTGTTTCTAGTGAATTGCAGGATATTACATACCGGTTCCCACCCAAATccaaaataaacatataatattgtTTCCTGCAATCACTGGAaacctaaaagaatttgagTTTGAAAACCTCAACAAAAAACAGCAAAGCAGAATCAAGTACCTACAAAATAGTAAAATTTTCAAGGGGCTAAGCCCAATATTATCCAGCAATGCCTCGAGCATTTTTTTCGACCCAGTTCATCGTAAAGCTTAATGAAGTAAATAGTTATGAACATTGAGGGTGACACCATGAGATAGAATCAAAGCCcttatttgttttgttttcaaattgaaatttttcttctattttgaAAAGATGGTTCAACTCATTTCTTCGTTTTCTCTTCACAATCAAATGGTTTCATCTCTCTTTCGAAGGTTTTTATTAAAAAGATTTTCAAAACCCAAATCCCTTCATTTTTCCACATAATTGATTATATTCGCACATCAATCGTCAACtcaaacaaaatatattttcatccACCTATCACcaacaacaaaaaacaaaataaaaaaacgaAATATCATCTCGAAATTACTTTCAAGATTTTGCAAAACTTTGATAAATGTTTTACATGTAAACAAGAAAGTCAGAGATGAAAGCCTGGAAACTCTTCAAATTGACCATACCAGTAGAAACCATGCACCAATCATAACATCTAGAAGCTACCATGCCTCAGATATCTGAAATTTGTTCAGTGACTCGTACGGAATCCACTAAATGATCTGATTGTGGAAATTAAAGCCTTCTTGTTATTGCCAGGTAGATAACCTTGATTTACTGACAACTAGCAAAtttggaaaataaaaagatgatttttaatttttattcctTTGATCCTTTCACTTGGTTTCTTCTCATGCTGCCAGTGGATCTTCAAAagattatattcaaattaatatgaaatatttAAATACCATCAAATCTATCACAGCAAAGTTTGACATGAAAGAGatttaaaatctacaaaaaaaATACTAGCTTCGCGCATTAACATACTCTAGACAGCCTACCTTATATAAAACTTCATCTGCGGCAATGGTACGTCTAGATTGGCAGTTCTTTCTTCTATATTTATCATCTTGCTGGTTAACTGAGCTAATTGCATATTCATTAGCTGAACAAGCTAACTGGGATTCAATTTCTGGAACTGGAACTTTACTGGCTTTTACAATTTCACTAACAATCTCTATATCCTTCAGAACAGCGCTGGATTCTTCAGCAGTCAGGCACCATTTCCACAGTTTCCCATCATCCGAAATTGATATTAAATGAGTTTTAGAAATGATAGAAGATTCATCAACAAAATCAAATGGACTATCAAAATCTATATCAAGTGAAGTCGCATCCGAACAAAGCTTGCCAATATCTTGGAGTGTTGAATCTAATTGGGAGATGGTAACAGCCAGAAGTGATGGAGAAGGAACAGATGTACCGATTAAGGGAATCAATTCGTCCATTGAACACATAATGTGCACCTGCTCGCCTCTGTGgtaataaacaaataaatatgcataatTACATTTCAAATCTAGATAACAGAGATTTTTCTAATTATGCACATGATGATGGCGTACGAAAACGAATTATCAATCAGACAATTTATTTTGCTTTATGGCATTCTGCTGTACAAAACTCTATTAGCAAGAGCAGAAATAGCAAGCCAGTAATAGAACTTAAATCTCctaaaattaagtttttcatccTTTCAAATAGATACATACGCATCACTGCATTACTAACATTCATAAGATCAGAATAATGAAAAAATCACATTTGTTTAATCATAAAACTTTGAACATCGTCAACATATATTATGGCTCAATGCTTATGGATTAATGCGTACACGGAAACATAAAGTTAGAAATACCCGGAACTGCAAAGATGCAGAAAGGGGTTTTACTTCATAACTAGATGCAGTAACCATTATCATTTCCTTTCGTTGTTTCACAAATTCTAGAACCCGTTTCTTTCCACAATCCTACCAGAATAAACCTTGAAACTCTCATTAAACTTCAGCTCCATTATTCGAAGATTGAAAATACGACAAAACAGctccaaaagaaagaaaaaaggtGTGTGCCGCACTCACGAAGGACTGTCAGTGATATACTGGAGGAAGGTGGGGATGACCTTTCAGCTCAAATTCATTCTCATGTCACATAGCAACTATAAGAATGATGGAGAGTAAGCATTGAGTCCCGACATCTTTGCTCAATCAATTATTGTCACACAAACAAATTCAGCATTTAACTCGACCTTACAATAACTTTATTGGAAATTAAGAGCCGGTCATTGTGCCTTTTTTAGCACTATATATAATTCAAATTAAACATCACCATAGCCATGTGACTTTTAACAACCTATTGTGCTGAGTACTCACTCTTTGCATCGCCAAGTAGTGAGCTTCCCATCCATATGAACACAGTAAAATATATCCATACTCGCATCTGGCAACACATCTAAAACCTTTCCGCATCCCCTTGGCAGGCCCGTTGCAAACAAAACAGATTCATACTGCAAGTCAAACACCACGAGCTCCCTAGGAAAGCCTACTAATACACAATGCTTCCAGTGTGGCGAGAACGCAAATTTCACCAGATAATTTGGGAAAGCCGCCGAAGCTGGCGCTCCACCATTGCTAGGAGAATCCCTCTCCAGTCTCTGCAATTCCGAGGCCTCAGTACGAATCTGAAGCTCCTTCATCACAACGTCGGTCTCTGAGTCACCAAGCAATTTCACCGAGAGTAAGAAGCCCCTTGAGGCCCAGAACACAGAAATGACGTGAATCAAAGGGGTCGCGGCGGAGGACAGGAGAAGTAACTCTGGTGAAGCGTCATACTTAAAGAAGCATCTCCCCGTAGCGGTATTGTAAAGAGAGAGCAATGAAGGGCCGGAAATGGGCGGCGAGACCCCAGGAGTCGGAACGGGTCTGGAACCCAACAGAGATCCTGAATGCCCAATTTAGACGAATTAGAAGTATTGCTGTCCAAGACAGTATCGGTGATTTCGATCGGAAATCTAGGATCGAAATGCGTCCATGGCGATCACCCACGGGCGAGAAGAAGGTGAGGGGATGAGTTCTCGAGGAGGAGATGAGGGAGTGAGAGCGGAGACCATCGGACAGCAGTTATGAAAGGGGAGACAGCAGAGGGAGAGGGCGTGGGCATGGGCATGGTGGAGACGAGCTGCATGGAATGGGTGTCGAGAACGGTACGGAGCTGCCGGAGGCGTAGGCGAGTAGGCCAGCTGAAGATAGATCAGCTGATCCACCGTTGTTCTTGGACGGCGGTCCGGGGAGCATGCAGTCCcctgaagaggaggagggatGGCGGGGGAGGCGGAGGAGGACAAGAGTTGATCGCTCTGCGACCGAGGTATTGACATTGTTATTGGTCGTGCACTCAAATTTGGGAGATCTGAATCATCATCGtctctatatatataataggCCTCCGCCTAAATGTTGCAATATATGGGGCAGCCCACCTTACCAATGTTCATACTAATGATATTAATTATTGGAAAACTATTACCTCAACTAAGaacacataaatatatataatatatagtaagtatataatatattgaaattatattGGTAAGTTTTTTGTGGTAAGGTGTCATGGGACACGGATCAACTAtataatatttacaataataagtcatgtatttaacataaaaaaatagtaatttttaTGAGTGATCAAATAAGatattgtctcacaaaattgacttgcatctcacaatttttttaaaaaacttatctatctatctatctatatatattatatataatatatataataataatcattgGTTTTATTTTATACATAGTAAGAAGCTCTCCTTTAAGTTACTTATTAAAAGGTAAGCATTATAATTGTACCAATATAAAAAGGCAGGCCATGACCAGCGCTAACACGACAGCCACCACTGCCTTTTCATCCAACTTTTTTTGCACATTTAAAAGTTTGcttcacatatatatataatcaccGTGTTCTTCACCCGTTCTTTCCCAGTTATGGTAATTGCGGCAATTTTAATGTTTATAAACCAACATTGCCTCTGTATGAGTCCGGGATCATCAATATCGTCTGTCGTTGATGGTTTCGCCCCTGCTGTAGCAACATGGTATGGGAGCGCGACAGGACCAGGAAGTGGTAATAACTTTTAGCTTTAATGTATATAACAAAAGTAAACAAGAGATTAGCTACACATACTTGCTTGGAAAGACATGCAGTATGTCAATAATATTACAAgattaattacaaaaacaatGCAACATTTGATATTATAAAGTAAAGGAAATTAAAGGGACTACGTAAATCCTTGGATATGCTTTCATGCAAAATCATGATATATGATGCGATCCTGGTGAAATGagtgagcagggtcgggtgttccaccggatctgctatcaaaatgatgaaggaaataagagcaatgtagatatctgaaccagaa is a window from the Primulina tabacum isolate GXHZ01 unplaced genomic scaffold, ASM2559414v2 Contig754, whole genome shotgun sequence genome containing:
- the LOC142534959 gene encoding LOW QUALITY PROTEIN: uncharacterized protein LOC142534959 (The sequence of the model RefSeq protein was modified relative to this genomic sequence to represent the inferred CDS: inserted 1 base in 1 codon; deleted 8 bases in 6 codons), encoding MLPGPPSKNNGGSADLSSAGLLAYASGSSVXVLDTHSMQLVSTMPMPTPSPSAVSPFITAVRWSPLSLPHLLLENSSPHLLLAVGDRHGRISILDFRSKSPILSWTNTSNSSKLGIQDLCWVQTRSDSWGLAAISGPSLLSLYNTATGRCFFKYDASPELLPVLRRDPFDSRHFCVLGLKGFLLSVKLLGDSETDVVMKELQIRTEASELQRLERDSPSNGGAPASAAFPNYLVKFAFSPHWKHCVLVGFPRELVVFDLQYESVLFATGLPRGCGKVLDVLPDASMDIFYCVHMDGKLTTWRCKEGEQVHIMCSMDELIPLIGTSVPSPSLLAVTISQLDSTLQDIGKLCSDATSLDIDFDSPFDFVDESSIISKTHLISISDDGKLWKWCLTAEESSAVLKDIEIVSEIVKASKVPVPEIESQLACSANEYAISSVNQQDDKYRRKNCQSRRTIAADEVLYKINLVGQLHLLSSTVTMLAVPSPSLTATLARGGNSPAVAVPLVALGTQSGTVDVIDISANAVAASFSIHSNMVRGLRWLGNSRLVSFSYSQVTEKTGGYVNKLVVTCLRSGLNRTFRTMQKPEKAPIRALRASSSGRYLLILFRDAPVEVWAMTKTPIMLRSLALPFTVLEWTLPTVPRPTQSTPSRTSSFLSRDRVGMPPSGTSSPTKAPSSDSITITCNSSSVAEGADGSQDEFSESFAFALVNGALGVFEVHGRRIRDFRPKWPSSSFVSSDGLITAMAYRLPHVVMGDRSGNIRWWDVTTGQSSSFNTHRDGIKRIKFSPVVPGDRSRGRIAVLFYDNTFSVFDLDSPDPMANSLLQPQFPGTLVLELDWMPLRTNKNDPLVLCIAGADSSFRLVEVTVDVKLGGIGAQSRSMKERFRPVPLLSPVLLPTPHALALRMIIQLGVKPAWFDAFNTAMTIVDSHTPRTPSDGDFRGYMMDSPRVGDTVVPEMLLKVLEPYRKEGCLLDDDKVRLYSKVVQKDSSLRLAFAAAVFGDSMESLFWLQLPHALNHLMFKMANKSPQKVPTSAQTPEIDEASMLSRISSKGKSGPGSGKKNLLINGQLRLMAFQPEELCERATERITWHEKLEDEEAIQNRVHELVSVGNLEAAVSLLLSTPPESSYFYANALRAVALSSAVSSSLLELAVKVVAANMVRSDRSLSGTHLLCAVGRYQEACSQLQDAGRWTDAATLAATHLKGSDYARVLHRWAEQVLYAEHNLWRALILYVAAGALPEALAALREAQLPDTAAMFILVCREIHAKFLSNLDSEEEASSIKDKLSNLPGLNPLNDDVIAVGEYYGQYQRKLVHLCMDSQPYTD